One genomic segment of Paraburkholderia hospita includes these proteins:
- a CDS encoding ABC transporter substrate-binding protein, with translation MKKPLVCLALLLAALSVHAKELTELKFGVDPTYAPFESKAPDGKLVGFEIDLGNEICRRLHAKCVWVETAFDGIIPALQGRKFDAILSAMSVTPKRETQVAFSTTLFNTPSSLIGRAGAGLQPSAESLKGKNIGVAQGSTQEAYAKAYWAPAGINVVSYANQELVYTDLRSGRLDATLTDMISGSEGFLKTPQGQGYAFLGGPVNDAKTLGKGAAIGLRKDDPQLREMINQAIADMIKDGTYQKIERRYFDFDILNG, from the coding sequence ATGAAAAAGCCGCTGGTTTGTCTCGCACTATTGCTCGCAGCGTTGTCCGTGCACGCGAAGGAGTTGACGGAACTGAAGTTCGGCGTCGATCCCACTTACGCGCCGTTCGAGTCGAAGGCTCCCGACGGCAAGCTCGTCGGCTTCGAAATCGACCTCGGCAATGAGATTTGCCGCCGGCTCCACGCAAAATGCGTATGGGTCGAAACGGCGTTCGACGGCATCATTCCCGCACTGCAGGGGCGCAAGTTCGACGCGATTCTCTCGGCCATGTCGGTGACGCCGAAACGCGAAACACAAGTGGCATTCTCGACAACCTTGTTCAACACGCCGAGCAGTCTGATCGGACGCGCCGGGGCCGGTCTGCAGCCCTCGGCCGAATCACTGAAGGGAAAGAACATCGGCGTTGCGCAAGGCTCGACACAAGAGGCCTATGCGAAAGCATACTGGGCACCCGCCGGCATCAATGTCGTCTCATACGCCAATCAGGAACTCGTCTACACCGATCTGCGCTCGGGGCGGCTCGACGCGACGTTGACCGACATGATTTCCGGCAGCGAGGGTTTTCTGAAGACGCCGCAAGGGCAGGGCTACGCGTTCCTCGGAGGGCCCGTGAACGATGCGAAGACGCTGGGCAAGGGCGCCGCGATCGGATTGCGCAAAGACGATCCCCAGTTGCGTGAGATGATCAATCAGGCCATT
- a CDS encoding LysR family transcriptional regulator, which translates to MSFRSLDLNLLKVFEALMTEGAVTRAATKLSLTQPAVSNALSRLREAFDDPLFIRNGAGVTPTQRAMALWGPVGDSLSRIRAALDEETFSPGSAELSFSLSMSDYVAGIVMPRLIERFGESAPHLQWQTVPNILLDAPALLEGNRVDCLIGVYVNETLPPAHIRSRSLWSVDCACVMRRGHPLAGPGKLTTRRFLNARHVDISLAGQTQPSFDIFLASRGLKRNLVASVNHYTVACEIIRSSDLIAVLPRDLCERGAMAGDLVSVRAPLEAPERVISLFWHQRNETVPAHRWLRDQLVDMFVSP; encoded by the coding sequence ATGAGCTTCCGGTCGCTCGATCTGAATCTGCTGAAGGTCTTCGAAGCCTTGATGACGGAAGGCGCCGTCACGCGTGCCGCCACCAAGCTTTCGCTCACGCAGCCCGCCGTCAGCAACGCGCTGAGCCGTTTGCGCGAAGCGTTCGACGATCCTCTCTTCATCCGCAATGGCGCGGGCGTCACGCCCACACAACGGGCGATGGCGCTGTGGGGACCCGTAGGCGATTCGCTGAGCCGCATTCGCGCCGCGCTCGATGAAGAGACGTTCTCTCCCGGCAGCGCCGAACTCAGCTTCAGCCTGTCGATGTCGGACTACGTTGCGGGCATCGTGATGCCGCGCCTGATCGAACGGTTCGGCGAAAGCGCGCCGCATCTGCAATGGCAGACGGTGCCGAATATCCTGCTTGACGCGCCGGCGCTACTCGAAGGCAACCGTGTCGACTGCCTGATCGGCGTCTATGTGAACGAGACACTGCCGCCCGCGCACATCCGTTCGCGTTCGCTCTGGAGCGTCGACTGCGCATGCGTGATGCGGCGTGGCCATCCGCTCGCGGGGCCCGGCAAGTTGACCACCAGGCGTTTTCTGAATGCGCGCCATGTCGACATCAGCCTTGCAGGGCAGACGCAGCCGTCGTTCGATATTTTTCTCGCGTCGCGCGGTTTGAAGCGCAACCTGGTCGCGTCGGTGAACCACTACACGGTCGCCTGCGAGATCATTCGCTCGAGTGATCTGATCGCCGTGCTGCCGCGCGATCTATGCGAACGCGGCGCAATGGCTGGCGACCTCGTCAGCGTGCGCGCGCCGCTGGAAGCCCCGGAACGCGTCATCAGCCTGTTCTGGCATCAACGCAACGAGACGGTCCCTGCGCATCGCTGGTTGCGCGATCAATTGGTCGATATGTTCGTGTCACCTTGA
- a CDS encoding MFS transporter, whose protein sequence is MSNVSARIERLPFGRFHGHLLLMGGMGYAFDAMDAAAVAFVLPVLRHDWALSSVQTGVLGSGNFIGFFFGALLAGTLGDLIGRRKVMMSALLIYCAASVVSAMTDSWPTFLAARIVAGMGTGAESAIIAPYLAEFVAKRYRGIFTGALAGFFSFGFVAAALLGYFIVPAFDSGWRVVLLITALPILMLLWWRRSLPESPRWLESRGHVGEAKRVLDRIEASFAARGIALPEPESISLNSPPPAHTGTLAANFRALWMGRQARITTMTWLMWLSITFSYYAFFTWIPGLLVQHGMSITRSFGYSLAMYAAQVPDYFSASWFNERIGRQATIATYMLLGCVCALGMAFARSNEEIMAAGIGLSFFMNGTYAGVYAYTAEVFPTAVRTTGAGTASAIGRIGAIVSPILVGYLYPNFGFAGVFGVTTVVLLLGAIAVVVMGVPTRGRSLEDIAGGEAA, encoded by the coding sequence GTGTCAAATGTTTCTGCACGCATCGAGCGTCTGCCGTTTGGACGCTTTCATGGGCACCTGCTGCTGATGGGCGGCATGGGCTACGCATTCGACGCAATGGATGCCGCCGCCGTCGCGTTTGTCCTGCCTGTACTGCGTCACGACTGGGCTTTGTCCAGCGTGCAAACAGGCGTACTCGGCAGCGGCAACTTCATCGGCTTTTTCTTCGGCGCGCTGCTCGCGGGCACGCTGGGCGATCTGATCGGCCGGCGCAAGGTGATGATGTCGGCGTTGCTGATCTACTGCGCGGCGTCCGTCGTCAGCGCGATGACCGATTCATGGCCGACCTTCCTTGCCGCTCGCATCGTGGCCGGCATGGGAACGGGCGCCGAGAGCGCGATCATTGCGCCCTACCTGGCCGAGTTCGTTGCGAAGCGGTATCGCGGCATCTTTACGGGCGCGCTGGCCGGGTTCTTCTCGTTCGGCTTCGTTGCCGCCGCATTGCTCGGCTACTTCATCGTTCCCGCGTTCGATTCAGGCTGGCGCGTCGTGCTATTGATCACCGCGCTGCCGATCCTGATGCTGTTGTGGTGGCGCCGTTCGCTGCCCGAGTCTCCGCGCTGGCTGGAAAGCCGCGGGCATGTGGGCGAAGCGAAGCGCGTGCTCGACCGCATCGAAGCCAGCTTCGCGGCTCGTGGGATCGCACTGCCGGAGCCGGAGTCCATCAGCTTGAACAGCCCACCGCCGGCACACACTGGCACGCTGGCCGCGAACTTCCGCGCGCTGTGGATGGGACGCCAGGCGCGCATCACCACGATGACCTGGCTGATGTGGCTGTCGATCACCTTCAGCTACTACGCGTTCTTCACGTGGATTCCGGGCCTGCTCGTGCAGCACGGGATGAGCATCACGCGCAGCTTCGGCTATTCGCTCGCGATGTACGCTGCGCAGGTGCCCGACTATTTCAGCGCCTCGTGGTTCAACGAGCGCATCGGGCGGCAGGCGACGATCGCGACGTACATGCTGCTCGGCTGCGTGTGTGCATTGGGCATGGCGTTCGCCCGCTCGAACGAGGAGATCATGGCGGCGGGCATCGGGCTGTCGTTCTTCATGAACGGCACTTACGCCGGCGTATACGCTTACACGGCGGAAGTGTTTCCCACGGCGGTGCGCACGACGGGCGCGGGCACGGCGTCGGCGATCGGCCGTATCGGCGCAATCGTATCGCCGATTCTTGTCGGCTATCTGTATCCGAACTTTGGTTTCGCAGGCGTGTTCGGCGTGACGACGGTCGTACTATTGCTCGGAGCGATTGCCGTGGTCGTGATGGGCGTGCCGACGCGCGGACGTTCGCTCGAAGACATCGCCGGGGGGGAAGCGGCATGA
- a CDS encoding GAF domain-containing protein, giving the protein MNGVQEQGLQAFVALARAQASTDQPAALYQALDKVLAQAIGHTLFTILRYDDATNESARIYSNMPAAYPTAAKKPLSGGNWTDIVLTRGETFIGKTPDDLRAVFADHELIASLGCESVLNVPVRWKGRTLASLNLLHTRAWYRDDHVPIAQSLAQYALPTLLDEA; this is encoded by the coding sequence ATGAATGGCGTGCAAGAACAGGGCTTGCAGGCCTTCGTCGCGCTGGCTCGCGCGCAGGCGAGCACAGATCAGCCAGCGGCGCTCTATCAAGCGCTCGACAAGGTCCTTGCGCAAGCGATCGGCCATACGCTCTTCACGATACTGCGCTACGACGACGCGACGAATGAATCGGCGCGCATCTACAGCAACATGCCGGCCGCGTATCCAACGGCGGCAAAGAAGCCGCTGTCGGGCGGCAATTGGACCGACATCGTGCTGACGCGCGGTGAGACGTTCATCGGCAAGACGCCGGACGATCTGCGCGCGGTGTTCGCGGATCATGAGCTGATCGCGTCGCTCGGGTGCGAAAGCGTGCTGAACGTGCCCGTGCGCTGGAAAGGACGCACGCTCGCGTCGCTCAATCTGTTGCATACGCGAGCGTGGTATCGCGACGATCACGTGCCGATCGCGCAGTCGCTTGCGCAGTATGCGTTGCCGACGCTGCTCGACGAAGCCTGA
- a CDS encoding metal-dependent hydrolase family protein, whose product MDSILFTNAGLLDVERGEVREAHHVLVENGLIKEVSDRPLKSAAAREIDLRGKTLMPGLIDLHVHVVAVQLNLSQQVHMPNVLVTLRSVPIMRAMLRRGFTTVRDAGGAGYPHKQAVESGLAVGPRLFVAGRALSQTGGHGDMRARSDYLGDSAPCGCCVRVGALSRVADGVDEVRRAAREELQMGADHLKIMASGGVASPTDPVGAFGYAEDEVRAIVEEARARQTYVMAHAYTADAIARVVRWGVRTIEHGNLIDAPTANLMAELGAYVVPTLVTYEALASEGAQYGLGEESVAKIADVREAGLRSLEIYRDAGVKMGFGSDLLGPSQRLQSDEFRIRAEVLGNAATLACATTTAAEVLGLPDKLGRIAAGAWADLLVVDGNPLRDISCLLGQGERIPLVMKGGAIQFEEL is encoded by the coding sequence GTGGACAGCATTCTCTTCACCAACGCAGGATTGCTCGATGTCGAGCGCGGCGAAGTGCGCGAAGCGCATCACGTGCTCGTCGAAAACGGCCTTATCAAGGAAGTGTCCGACCGACCGCTGAAAAGCGCAGCCGCGCGCGAGATCGACTTGCGCGGCAAGACGCTGATGCCGGGTCTGATCGACCTGCATGTGCATGTGGTGGCCGTGCAGCTGAATCTGTCCCAGCAGGTGCACATGCCGAATGTGCTCGTCACACTGCGCTCGGTGCCCATCATGCGCGCGATGCTGCGGCGCGGATTCACCACGGTGCGCGACGCGGGCGGCGCAGGTTATCCGCACAAGCAGGCGGTGGAAAGCGGGCTCGCAGTGGGTCCGCGCCTTTTCGTCGCGGGGCGCGCGCTCAGTCAGACGGGCGGCCACGGCGACATGCGCGCCCGCTCGGACTATCTCGGCGACAGCGCGCCGTGCGGCTGCTGCGTGCGGGTCGGCGCGCTGTCGCGCGTCGCCGATGGCGTCGATGAAGTACGCCGCGCGGCTCGCGAGGAATTGCAGATGGGCGCCGATCATCTAAAGATCATGGCATCGGGCGGCGTTGCATCGCCGACTGACCCCGTAGGCGCATTCGGCTACGCGGAAGACGAAGTGCGAGCGATCGTCGAAGAAGCGCGTGCCCGCCAGACTTACGTGATGGCGCACGCGTACACGGCGGACGCGATTGCGCGCGTCGTACGCTGGGGCGTACGCACGATCGAGCACGGCAATCTCATCGACGCACCGACGGCGAATCTGATGGCCGAGTTGGGCGCGTATGTCGTGCCGACGCTCGTCACCTACGAAGCGCTAGCATCGGAGGGCGCGCAGTATGGCCTGGGCGAAGAGAGCGTTGCGAAGATCGCCGATGTGCGCGAGGCTGGGCTGCGTTCGCTCGAAATCTATCGCGACGCGGGCGTGAAGATGGGTTTTGGCTCGGATCTGCTGGGACCGTCGCAGCGCCTGCAGAGCGACGAATTCCGCATTCGCGCCGAAGTGCTAGGCAATGCAGCGACGCTCGCCTGTGCCACCACGACGGCGGCTGAAGTGCTCGGCCTGCCGGATAAGCTCGGACGTATCGCGGCTGGCGCGTGGGCCGATCTGCTTGTCGTGGATGGCAACCCCTTGCGCGATATCTCGTGTCTGCTCGGGCAAGGCGAACGCATTCCGCTAGTCATGAAGGGCGGCGCGATCCAGTTCGAAGAGTTGTGA
- a CDS encoding LysR family transcriptional regulator → MDQMLALRVFVRIAESGGFGKAADTLNIPRPTVTKLIQDLETHLRVKLFQRSTRKVTVTDEGQAYYHRALKVLADIDEMDTLFADSRGTPRGRLRVDIGSSLANLILLPHLPLFRQRYPEIQLELGVSDREVDLIGEGVDCVIRGGELTDTSLIARRIASLDWGTYAGTGYMRSRKLPKHPEELYGEHDLVGYFSSRTGRVFTMFFERGDEKIQIDPKGTRGVSVNESTAHLTSLVSGLGVGQTFAFMARAGLASGDLVQLLPEWSRPLHPLHIVFAKSQHDSARMRAFVDWALEIFRPYDRLHA, encoded by the coding sequence ATGGATCAGATGCTCGCATTGCGCGTGTTCGTGCGAATCGCCGAATCGGGCGGGTTCGGCAAAGCCGCCGATACCCTGAACATACCGAGACCTACCGTCACCAAACTGATCCAGGATCTCGAAACTCACCTGCGGGTCAAGCTGTTTCAGCGCTCCACGCGCAAGGTGACCGTCACAGACGAAGGCCAGGCGTATTACCATCGCGCGCTCAAGGTGCTCGCGGACATCGACGAAATGGATACGCTTTTCGCCGACTCTCGTGGCACACCGCGAGGGCGTTTGCGGGTTGATATAGGGTCGTCGCTGGCCAATCTGATCCTGTTGCCGCATCTTCCGTTGTTCCGGCAGCGCTATCCCGAGATACAACTCGAACTGGGCGTCAGCGACAGGGAAGTCGATCTGATCGGCGAGGGCGTCGACTGCGTGATCCGGGGTGGCGAACTGACGGACACGTCGTTGATTGCGAGGCGTATCGCGAGCCTCGATTGGGGCACGTATGCGGGCACGGGATACATGAGATCGCGCAAACTGCCGAAGCATCCGGAAGAACTTTACGGCGAGCACGACCTGGTCGGCTATTTCTCATCGCGGACGGGCCGCGTTTTCACGATGTTCTTCGAGCGCGGCGACGAGAAAATCCAGATCGACCCGAAGGGCACGCGAGGGGTTTCCGTCAATGAGAGTACCGCGCATCTGACTTCGTTGGTTAGTGGGCTTGGCGTTGGCCAGACGTTCGCGTTCATGGCGCGTGCGGGGCTCGCGAGCGGCGATCTCGTTCAGCTTCTTCCTGAATGGAGTCGGCCATTGCATCCTCTACATATCGTGTTTGCGAAGTCGCAACACGACAGCGCGAGGATGCGGGCGTTCGTCGATTGGGCGCTGGAGATTTTCCGGCCGTATGACCGGTTGCACGCGTAG